GCTTTCGAAAATTCCTATTTTTGAGTATAGCGATGCTGCTGTTACACATATGCTCCGCTCAGCAGTATACTGGAGTTAAATGTAAAGTGTTGTTTAAGTCGTTTGTAAACGCTTCCTCATAAAAATTTAGGTTTATTAACAATTAGATTTTTACttcattcattttcaattttgaCCAAGTGTAAAGTTTATTAAATATCTTTCAAACCTTGTTGTGTGTCTTTGAAGTGTCTGTTGAAAAAGctgaaaatgtaaaaatggttgtaaaaaaaattacactgTAACCACCTCGATCGTGAACAGCACCGATGCGTTTCATCAAGGTCACGTTGGGCTCCCCTCTTTCAAAATAAAGCTTTTATGCTGCTTTTACGCAATGTTTCCAAATAATACCCTTTGTCGCGATTGGAAGAGTTTAACTATCCAGctgggttcgtcgcttagcCGGTAATTTAGCTTCTGTGTTCACCCGGTGCAGGTGTCGAGCTGGCTTTGAACATGGTATGAATTTGTGAACTTTGTTCAGAGATGCTCTCTGTCTGCATATTATTTGCCGGATACGTCACACAGATGGCTATATTGTATCATACAATTTTGAAACTATCATGATCGATGCAAGGTCGACAAGTATAACTGTGAACCGGTTACCTATGGCAGTACCAGCATGACACAATACCATATCTCAGAATGTCCCGAGTTCACTGGAAAGGCAGTGCTCATTTAGCTTGTTTCGCAggtcagaaaaaaaacataaaaagggTATGCGGAAAGTCCTGTGATTCATTCAGTCACAGTGGGATGCGTTGTGAACGTACCACTTTGGTTGACTCGATCAGTGCCTTTTATCGTGAAAGTGATGCTCGTTTATTATACGAATCTTGCAAAAGAAGGTTACGACACCTGCGACTCGTGGTGGACTTTGGCATTCAAATGATATTGAGTTGATGTAGGGTGCTGATTTTTTGTAGTATATCTAACCATGCCATCACTGAATATGGTCAATTAACAACAAAGATGATATCTAAATAACCGTACATTTTGCATACAGCTTACTCATAAAATGTCCTCCGTTTTGTCAGTAAAATCCTGTATCGTTGTGTTGCAAAAAAGATTTTAAATCGACAGACGTCGTATTTACTCTCTTTCATGATAGTTTTTTTCATATCTACTGTAGGTTCGCGATAATTGCCCTCATTCTTATCTGTATCCTTTTGCCTACACGCTACTATCCACGGAAGGCAATAAATGTTTGATAAAGCGTTGCAACATGTCTTTGTTTTTAGAAAACCTATTGACGCCGCACACTAATAAACATGATGATGAATGAATGGATAGATGAGTGTGTGCTGAAGAAATGTGATAAGATAATTACTCCAAGCAATACATCAATACCATCTTCCTCTTTGcttgaattatttttcttttgacatAAAAATACAGTCCGTTAAACTGCCATagactaacaaaaaaaacctcaccaTATAGGAAACTATGCAGATCGCACCTAATGTAAAGCAAAGGGAGTTTCTATTTCGCACTGTAGCACGGCTGCTGACCAAAAATCAAGTACCTTTTGATAAGATAAACTTCAAGAGCGATGGGcttgtttttgtattgaaaaGGAATGTGTGGTAAGTAGCTAGACGTATGAGTGATGTTGCGGTGTGAAAAAGTCCATATGTCGTAAATGTCAAGTGGTTATAATTGTGAAGTGAAAAGTGGTAGTTTTACATGAAATAGTTGATGTACGAATCTTTGAAAACCCAATCTTACTATGCATACTACTTTTGTATGATTTATAGGATGgtttagtgtttgtgtgattgaTATTTAGTTACAAAGAAGGTTATACCATTATGCTAAGATTttaatatatattattatttagaAGCAATAGTTTCACATTCAGATGGTGCGAGCGTTAAATGGTAGACGTGATTGGGTCTGTAGATTTCGGACATAACCGCGTAAGactataatttaaattatataaaaagatcgttttttaaatttactaTACGTATTACTTAATAAATCAAGAGTGTAGAATCCATTACTCATTTCGGGAGTTCCAAGAGGTTCAATTGTTTCAAGAGCTCATTATCATTCTACTTAAAACGTCGTTCATAAATTCAGCATGTGCGGAATCTGCCCTTGGCATCATACGTATCTATCCTCGAAGTGGGTGGTTCTTGATACAGCAGATGCAGTGGAGGAAAGTTTAATAAGTATGTTTTTATCAGCTCGTAAAGCCGTTATCAGTCACCGACGATTACGGCTCTGCACCCTTTTTGAGGGATTACTGCTTTTAACTTGATAGCATACTCATCACTATTGCTCAGTCTGCCAATACACCTTGTACGGAAAGTGTGTTAAAATTACTCTTGCCAGAGCTTGCCATCGATAGATCATCTGACTAGGTGTTAGAATGATTTATTAAAAGTATTCAATAGGTGTTTGGTTTCGattgttaaaacaaaaatttcaaCAAGATGGTCGATACATCTAAAGGTTTGTGTGAAATGTGTTGGAGTGAATCTTTAAAAGTTAGTTACACTTTAGTAAATTGAGATTAGAAggcaaatcatttaaatttgtaCATCACAATAGGACAGTAGAAAAATGTAGCTTCTATAGAAAATCAAATCTGCCGAGTAATCAATAAATCTATTACATTGCTCGTATGAAAGGACACGAACATTTACCAATAATTTGCTATCTCAGTTGTTAACAGACACGAGAACATGAACCATTTAATTGCCCAACAAAAGATAACTTTCGTCGAGCAGTTGGAGTACAGGAACGGTTGAAACATTTGAGCAGTACGAATTTTGAGTTTACCTATTTAATATAGTGCTGAATGTATTGGAGACACAAATGAAAGCAAAGTGTAGAATAAAGGAATCATTGTCAACGGACACAGTAGCTACATGTGAACAGATTGCGAGATACGTATCACTAGGTAGGATTGAAATTTGTAAAGTGCGACACACCCAAATGCAAAATAGTTAAGATGTGCTGTACTTGAGATCGATGAACAATGCTCCGATAAGTGCTGCAGACATATGAGATTATTGACCGGCCAGTGAACCTTACTTGTGCAATGATCTCAGAAATCTAAATATCTTTCGATAGGCtggatatgttttttttagtggTAAGCTTGTACCAACGGCAGGAAAAATCTTGCAGAACTGGTTTATCTCAGTAAAAAGCAATAATTATGATAATGTTTACTTTACGCTACAATTGGCGATCACAGGATGTATCTGATCGATTCACGTGATTGAGTGATATTAATAGGATGTTCTTGCCGATACTCACACTCGATTGTCTCATTGACGCAGAGCATGGTGGAAACAGTTTATACAGCACTTCAATGATACTTATTTAACAATCTTTAACATTGTTAAACTACGACAGCACATCGTTGAGTAGTATGGAATCTTAGCGAACATGTTTTCTATCAGTAGTGTAGTGTATAGCGTGTAGTGTGGATATAAAAGAAGTACTTGAAAAAGTTTTATAGAGATATTCATTATTTAGATATTCTATTGCAAAgatctcgtggtacagtcgttaactcaaacgactcaataacatgcccgtcatgggttcaaaccgaGAATGCACCGTTCTTCCGTTgcatggactgactatccggctgcgtggtactgaataagcCTCGAAAGCCTATATGAGCCGGTATGGCAGTGCAGGACTTTAcgccaaataaaagaaaaagaagaagattgtctCGTTGTTACGAAGCAAAATGTTACTtctaataacaaaaaaagaaatatcccACCGAAATTGATCGAAACGTATAAATAGGATCTTAGTAAGACATCAGATAATAACACCAATAGTAAGCTACACTAGTCATCTGTGACGCTCTAGTATGTGATTCAATTATCAATGAGTTCGTATATATGAACGCCGATAAGAACGTTATCACCACATCTCACTTGGTGGGCCCATTGTCTTTATCAATAGTACCTTATTAAACGATAAGGCCCATCGGAATTTTTACAGTATTTTTTGCTCAACCCCTACTCAAAGGTCGGTTCATTGTTTATGATGACAGTGAATTAGGTAATTGTGATCGTATTGTAAAGCTAATGATCAATCGATACACGGGTAACACGTCAATCGATCACTGTCAGAGGCTAGGTTGAAGCGATTTGATAATTGCAACCATCAGGACGCCTGAATAACAGCATATGTTGTACAGTCTGCTCGACGCTTTGTCTGTGCCATttattgttggtttttttgtttataaaccATTTAGCAGTGAACTTATCATCTCCTTTACAGAAGAAGCACCAGGTGCTACGCAAGAGGTTGGGGATATCGAAGGAGAACCTAAGGTGattaagcaaacaaaaccggcATCAAAGCTTTTGCATCTATTTCCGTAGtgcattatttaaattattgtgTACAAATTTCAGAAGCTCAAGTATCCCCGAGCCATTCCTTTTATCATCAGCAATGAGTTCTGCGAACGGTTTAACTATTATGGCATGCGAAGTAAGTAACGATCGAGGGCGTTAGAAAACGGTTGCACTAACTAGATGGTTGGATTTTCTTCGGCAGCTGTGCTTGTGCTGTATCTCACCAGGAAGTTGGACTTCGACGATGACACGGCGACGGTGCTGTATCACACTTTCACCACATTGGTGTATTTTATGTGTGTGATCGGTGCGATCATTGCTGACAGTTGGTTGGGCAAATTTCGTACAATACTGTACCTATCGATCGTGTATACGATCGGGAGTGGATGCATCACACTGGGAGCTATCCCTACCTGGGATCTGGATGCACGTGCAATGACCATTGCTGGATTGCTGCTGATCGCTTTCGGCTCTGGTGGCATTAAACCATGTGTTGCCGCGTTCGGAGGCGAGCAATTTAAGCTACCAGaacaggcgaaatatctggcattatttttttcaatgttttactTTGCGGTAAATTCTGGCTCGTTCGTATCGACCATGGTAACGCCAATTCTACGGGAAGATGTGAAATGCTTCGACGACGATGATTGTTTCCCGTTAGCATTCGGAGTGCCCGGAGTACTGATGGTGATATCCattatcattttcatcattggCAAACCACTCTACAAAATATCCGCACCCGCGGGCAATATGTTTGTGAAGGTTTCTAAATGTATTTGGGTTAGTATAACGAGTTGTATGACCTTTTTgccgttgtttgtttgtcaaccgttggttgttgttgtatttccatttttgtgttgtgttgtgtctaTATGTTGAGTGTTGCTCATTTTATGTTAATTCTTTTTCAACACGCTCAACAGACGGCCATCCGGACGAGATCACGTGAGAAATCCATCAACCCTCGTGAACATTGGTTGGATTACTCTGAAAAGCGCTGGGGACGCCAGCTGGTCGATGAAACACGCATTTTGCTCAACGTACTGAAGCTGTATATTCCGCTGCCGGTGTTTTGGGCGCTTTTCGACCAACAGGGATCACGTTGGACTTTCCAAGCAACCCGCATGGATGGCGATCTGGGTTTTTGGACGATCAAGCCGGATCAAATGCAAGTGATTAATCCTCTGTTGATTTTGGTATTTATTCCACTGTATGAGGTCGCTTTCTATCCGCTGCTAAGTCTAATCGGAATTCGGCGACCGCTACAGAAGCTAACTCTCGGTGGAATATTTGCTGGCTTAGCCTTTGTTATATCGACCATTGTGGAGATTCAGCTGGAATCGACGTATGCCGTGATCCCGAAAGCGGGCGAAGCCCAGTTGCGAATATTCAACGGCATGCCCTGTGACTATCGCATTCAGTCCAACATTCCCGAACACGTCGACTTTACGCTGAAGAGTATGAGCATGTTCGAAGAGAAGTACCTAAATGTGAAAGGAAGCGCTACATACACGTACACACTTTCATCCACTGGCCCTGGACCAAATTGCGCGGTGGCAGAGGAACAGCGCACCTTTgtggtggaagaagaaaaacagttATCGTACTTTATACGCAAACAAGATTCGGGCATCAGTCTTTTGAGATACGAAGATGATACCGAAAAGTCTTCCAAGGGTTACCCCGTGTTCCGCGTGCTCGGGAATACAGCCACTAACCGGACGGTGGTGTTCCGAGACATTGATTCATCCGATGGGTTCGATAGACACAAGAACGGGTCGTATGTATACGATCGGGTGGAATCCTATCCTTCTGATTACGAAATATATGTAGATGGAGAGCTTACATTGACCTACACGATGCGACTTGGCGGTGTGTATGCATTTATTGTAAGCGATATCGATGGCATGGTAAGTACACTTAAAAGACGAATCCCTTTTTTTGGTAGGTCTTCAATGTGACACAAAAACTGACATAAAATGATAATTTCAGAGCACTACCCCTATCATCGTCACCGAACCCAACTCGGTCAACATGCTTTGGCTCATTCCCCAGTATGTGGTAATGACGCTTGGAGAGGTTATGTACTCTATAACGGGACTGGAATTCTCATTCACACAAGCTCCGGAGAGTATGAAATCCGTCCTGCAAGGATGTTGGCAATTAACAGTCGCTGTGGGTAATCTGATTGTGGTTATCGTAGCAGAAGCAAAAATCTTCGATGAACAGAAATGGGAGTTTGTACTGTTCGCTGTGTTGATGTTTGTCGACATGGGTCTGTTTTCTATATTGGCATGGCGTTACAAACAAATTCCATTGAAAAACTATGACGAAAAAGATGATCCAAATGCTACGCTACCCATCGACCAGAAGGAAGAGAGTGGGCTCGATAATCCTGTGTTTAAGAAATCAGAAGAGTAGAGATGATACATCACTATGATGCCGAAACTATGCAATAGTGTGGGACATAATCCTTATCAAAACGAAAGGCATAACAGTTGCGAGTTTAAATCAAGCTTAGGCGTAGCAACAGCGAGATAGAGCGAGTGGTCCGTGTGAAACAGCCGTatagagatagaaagagagtgagcgagagagagagagagagagagagatagagagagagagaaagagagagagaatgagagattTGATGAATGATTTGCggtgaaataataaattttctaTGAAAATTTTTgcttaataaataatatgtcCGTGAGTTTTTCTTTCACATTACCAtgattattaatatttttttagtctacgcttttctttattttctttaaaacaaagttctttgtacaaaaaataaagttttacAGCATGGCAAAAAATATTGCTAGTTTCATGACGTCTAATACAAAAGGGCGATGGAATTGAACGTTAAATCTTGCACAATGTTAAAAAATGATTCTCTTCTAAAGAAGGCCATAAAAATCCATCAAACCTAAAGCTTTTCTAACAAAATTGTGGTTGACACGTTTATTATTCAAAAAGTAAGAATGGTGTAACAATTATATCCTTCTTCCATTACAGCTGTTTTGTCCCCTGCTGAAGCAAATAAACAATCTGGTATGAATTCAGTATACTTATTCCTACCTCTGCCCATACTAATCACGTCTTTCATTCTAATTGTCCAGCACACTCAGCTCGCTCTGTGGATGGTGGCGTACCTTCGGCGGATAGCAATATTATAAATCTCGCAATCACACCGTTTGCACGTGGCCAAGGATTTTCCGCAGCTAAAGGAAGAAATCTTGGCTTTGTGAACGATGCTTCTCTTAACGCAATTCCCGCGGGCATTAACAATGAGCTTACAAATGTAGATGCGCGAGGATCAACGCTACAACCGAACACAGTGCTACGGGATAGCTACGGAAATCCTGTGACACCGTTTACTGACCTAGCAAAACCGGAACTGGATTCAGTTGGTTTTCAAACAAATGTGAATCGAGACTCAAATCTTCAGCCATCATCAAGTCAAGTCGCCAAAGTTGGGCAATATAACTTCAAAGTTCCTAGTTACGCGTCTGGCATAATAGAGCCTGTTGCGCAACCCAACTATGGGTTACTACCACCAAACCCGGTTTCTAGTACGGTACAGGCAGTGCCATCGAGTGGAACAAAGAGCGCAGGGGCTCTTAACACGCAGCAACAATTTTTACCAAATGCAAAGATCCCAAATATTGAGGAAGGAAAGATTCTCTTCGCCCAGAAACCAGTCAACGGATTATTGCCCCCTTTGTTTCCGGATCAATTACCGCCGGTGTATGATGTCAAGGTAGGCACGGAACGGTCGCCAATTTTTGCACGCGATCCATTCGATGGTTCATTGACACCGTCATCTCTGCAACCTACgcgaaaaccaaacacaccgATAGCATCCGATAATGCAGTAGGATTCAAAACCGACGTCAATCAGCAGACAAACTTTCCACAACAAGGCTTGCCGACAGGAATTCGATTATCGGGATCTACCACTACTGTTTCTTCCATCTTTCCTACTGTCTCTACTGGGAAACCTGTGGTACAAAAGTACAACGGAGGATTCGGAGGACCAGCCGGATTTCTTGGTAACCAGCAGAATATTGGTACTGCTTATACATCAACTGT
This genomic interval from Anopheles merus strain MAF chromosome 3L, AmerM5.1, whole genome shotgun sequence contains the following:
- the LOC121599065 gene encoding flocculation protein FLO11-like isoform X4: MCDPRSCFRKFLFLSIAMLLLHICSAQQYTGVKSVLSPAEANKQSAHSARSVDGGVPSADSNIINLAITPFARGQGFSAAKGRNLGFVNDASLNAIPAGINNELTNVDARGSTLQPNTVLRDSYGNPVTPFTDLAKPELDSVGFQTNVNRDSNLQPSSSQVAKVGQYNFKVPSYASGIIEPVAQPNYGLLPPNPVSSTVQAVPSSGTKSAGALNTQQQFLPNAKIPNIEEGKILFAQKPVNGLLPPLFPDQLPPVYDVKVGTERSPIFARDPFDGSLTPSSLQPTRKPNTPIASDNAVGFKTDVNQQTNFPQQGLPTGIRLSGSTTTVSSIFPTVSTGKPVVQKYNGGFGGPAGFLGNQQNIGTAYTSTVRPILSQPVPSAPQPQPPRPQPVFTTQNSFPTTARPDMKSTIQKYMGSFGGAPGFLGNQANIGTAYTKDPQTFPVSSTVAPVQQFPPVQHVGSTHPASTPVNSVPGRPQAPIVPPTPNPFNVPVNANPASPGSGVRPMVPSTFMANQQPVKPVPVTNSFNGGNKFTGSFGGAPGILGNQQRPGTNVNPDGTVFSPVQSQTGQKHQHQQQPLNQQFQQSKPIPDTFTGSFGGPPGVLRPFDNTKG
- the LOC121599065 gene encoding peptide transporter family 1-like isoform X3 — protein: MCEEAPGATQEVGDIEGEPKKLKYPRAIPFIISNEFCERFNYYGMRTVLVLYLTRKLDFDDDTATVLYHTFTTLVYFMCVIGAIIADSWLGKFRTILYLSIVYTIGSGCITLGAIPTWDLDARAMTIAGLLLIAFGSGGIKPCVAAFGGEQFKLPEQAKYLALFFSMFYFAVNSGSFVSTMVTPILREDVKCFDDDDCFPLAFGVPGVLMVISIIIFIIGKPLYKISAPAGNMFVKVSKCIWTAIRTRSREKSINPREHWLDYSEKRWGRQLVDETRILLNVLKLYIPLPVFWALFDQQGSRWTFQATRMDGDLGFWTIKPDQMQVINPLLILVFIPLYEVAFYPLLSLIGIRRPLQKLTLGGIFAGLAFVISTIVEIQLESTYAVIPKAGEAQLRIFNGMPCDYRIQSNIPEHVDFTLKSMSMFEEKYLNVKGSATYTYTLSSTGPGPNCAVAEEQRTFVVEEEKQLSYFIRKQDSGISLLRYEDDTEKSSKGYPVFRVLGNTATNRTVVFRDIDSSDGFDRHKNGSYVYDRVESYPSDYEIYVDGELTLTYTMRLGGVYAFIVSDIDGMSTTPIIVTEPNSVNMLWLIPQYVVMTLGEVMYSITGLEFSFTQAPESMKSVLQGCWQLTVAVGNLIVVIVAEAKIFDEQKWEFVLFAVLMFVDMGLFSILAWRYKQIPLKNYDEKDDPNATLPIDQKEESGLDNPVFKKSEE
- the LOC121599065 gene encoding flocculation protein FLO11-like isoform X5, which gives rise to MCAVLSPAEANKQSAHSARSVDGGVPSADSNIINLAITPFARGQGFSAAKGRNLGFVNDASLNAIPAGINNELTNVDARGSTLQPNTVLRDSYGNPVTPFTDLAKPELDSVGFQTNVNRDSNLQPSSSQVAKVGQYNFKVPSYASGIIEPVAQPNYGLLPPNPVSSTVQAVPSSGTKSAGALNTQQQFLPNAKIPNIEEGKILFAQKPVNGLLPPLFPDQLPPVYDVKVGTERSPIFARDPFDGSLTPSSLQPTRKPNTPIASDNAVGFKTDVNQQTNFPQQGLPTGIRLSGSTTTVSSIFPTVSTGKPVVQKYNGGFGGPAGFLGNQQNIGTAYTSTVRPILSQPVPSAPQPQPPRPQPVFTTQNSFPTTARPDMKSTIQKYMGSFGGAPGFLGNQANIGTAYTKDPQTFPVSSTVAPVQQFPPVQHVGSTHPASTPVNSVPGRPQAPIVPPTPNPFNVPVNANPASPGSGVRPMVPSTFMANQQPVKPVPVTNSFNGGNKFTGSFGGAPGILGNQQRPGTNVNPDGTVFSPVQSQTGQKHQHQQQPLNQQFQQSKPIPDTFTGSFGGPPGVLRPFDNTKG
- the LOC121599065 gene encoding peptide transporter family 1-like isoform X2, producing the protein MVDTSKEEAPGATQEVGDIEGEPKKLKYPRAIPFIISNEFCERFNYYGMRTVLVLYLTRKLDFDDDTATVLYHTFTTLVYFMCVIGAIIADSWLGKFRTILYLSIVYTIGSGCITLGAIPTWDLDARAMTIAGLLLIAFGSGGIKPCVAAFGGEQFKLPEQAKYLALFFSMFYFAVNSGSFVSTMVTPILREDVKCFDDDDCFPLAFGVPGVLMVISIIIFIIGKPLYKISAPAGNMFVKVSKCIWTAIRTRSREKSINPREHWLDYSEKRWGRQLVDETRILLNVLKLYIPLPVFWALFDQQGSRWTFQATRMDGDLGFWTIKPDQMQVINPLLILVFIPLYEVAFYPLLSLIGIRRPLQKLTLGGIFAGLAFVISTIVEIQLESTYAVIPKAGEAQLRIFNGMPCDYRIQSNIPEHVDFTLKSMSMFEEKYLNVKGSATYTYTLSSTGPGPNCAVAEEQRTFVVEEEKQLSYFIRKQDSGISLLRYEDDTEKSSKGYPVFRVLGNTATNRTVVFRDIDSSDGFDRHKNGSYVYDRVESYPSDYEIYVDGELTLTYTMRLGGVYAFIVSDIDGMSTTPIIVTEPNSVNMLWLIPQYVVMTLGEVMYSITGLEFSFTQAPESMKSVLQGCWQLTVAVGNLIVVIVAEAKIFDEQKWEFVLFAVLMFVDMGLFSILAWRYKQIPLKNYDEKDDPNATLPIDQKEESGLDNPVFKKSEE
- the LOC121599065 gene encoding peptide transporter family 1-like isoform X1 produces the protein MKAKCRIKESLSTDTVATCEQIARYVSLEEAPGATQEVGDIEGEPKKLKYPRAIPFIISNEFCERFNYYGMRTVLVLYLTRKLDFDDDTATVLYHTFTTLVYFMCVIGAIIADSWLGKFRTILYLSIVYTIGSGCITLGAIPTWDLDARAMTIAGLLLIAFGSGGIKPCVAAFGGEQFKLPEQAKYLALFFSMFYFAVNSGSFVSTMVTPILREDVKCFDDDDCFPLAFGVPGVLMVISIIIFIIGKPLYKISAPAGNMFVKVSKCIWTAIRTRSREKSINPREHWLDYSEKRWGRQLVDETRILLNVLKLYIPLPVFWALFDQQGSRWTFQATRMDGDLGFWTIKPDQMQVINPLLILVFIPLYEVAFYPLLSLIGIRRPLQKLTLGGIFAGLAFVISTIVEIQLESTYAVIPKAGEAQLRIFNGMPCDYRIQSNIPEHVDFTLKSMSMFEEKYLNVKGSATYTYTLSSTGPGPNCAVAEEQRTFVVEEEKQLSYFIRKQDSGISLLRYEDDTEKSSKGYPVFRVLGNTATNRTVVFRDIDSSDGFDRHKNGSYVYDRVESYPSDYEIYVDGELTLTYTMRLGGVYAFIVSDIDGMSTTPIIVTEPNSVNMLWLIPQYVVMTLGEVMYSITGLEFSFTQAPESMKSVLQGCWQLTVAVGNLIVVIVAEAKIFDEQKWEFVLFAVLMFVDMGLFSILAWRYKQIPLKNYDEKDDPNATLPIDQKEESGLDNPVFKKSEE